A genomic window from Bradyrhizobium lupini includes:
- a CDS encoding ABC transporter substrate-binding protein, with protein sequence MDEFTRRAIIQAGLAAVGTAATPRIAMGQGRKIIKAVGKIDVYDPVVGTSYATSRHACQVYDTLFGFDQQGIPRPQMVGKYEVSNDKLTWTFELREGLKFHDGTRVTTADVIPSIRRWAERSGLGSALLESLKDITPRDDKTFALELKERFGLVPDALSWPFIMRKKEAETDPTVKISEIVGSGPFKFNEAETKPGAQYVYDRNPDYVPRNEPPSGMAGGKVVKIDRFMFVHIPDPQTAVSAVQAGEVDFLPETPMDLLDQLSKDENVKLEALYGGEIGFYRFNFLQPPFDNVKCRQAVLHLVDQSEFLNVNFPNPGYYKTCASYFACGTAMENDANTAWFRDAPNVDKAKQLLKEGGYDGRPVVILQPTDWLNGKVAAEILAAQLRRAGVNVQLHAMAWAGLVARRAVRGPQDQGGWNIFPSSIAVADAAFPLGVIQQANGEKGMWGWPSDAKHEELRKKWGQSDAMDERKKIAREMQDNAWNYVLYAWYGQWVQPSLMRANIKGMLKSPSGYFIPWWNVDKV encoded by the coding sequence ATGGATGAGTTCACGCGCCGCGCGATCATTCAAGCCGGTCTCGCTGCCGTCGGTACGGCAGCCACCCCTCGCATAGCGATGGGCCAGGGTCGCAAGATTATCAAGGCGGTCGGCAAGATCGATGTGTATGACCCGGTTGTGGGTACATCTTACGCCACGTCCCGCCACGCCTGCCAAGTCTACGACACGCTCTTCGGGTTCGACCAGCAAGGAATTCCGCGGCCGCAGATGGTCGGCAAGTACGAGGTTTCGAACGACAAGCTCACCTGGACCTTCGAATTGCGCGAGGGGCTCAAGTTCCACGACGGCACGAGGGTCACCACGGCAGACGTCATTCCCTCGATCCGGCGTTGGGCGGAGCGGTCTGGATTAGGTTCCGCGCTATTGGAGTCCCTGAAGGACATTACACCCAGGGACGATAAAACCTTTGCGCTTGAGCTCAAGGAGCGCTTCGGTCTGGTCCCGGATGCGCTCTCATGGCCATTCATCATGCGAAAGAAAGAGGCCGAGACCGACCCGACGGTGAAAATCAGCGAGATCGTTGGCTCGGGCCCCTTCAAGTTCAACGAAGCCGAAACAAAGCCGGGAGCGCAATATGTCTATGACCGCAATCCGGACTATGTGCCCCGCAATGAGCCGCCCAGTGGCATGGCTGGCGGCAAAGTCGTCAAGATCGACAGGTTTATGTTTGTGCACATCCCGGATCCGCAGACGGCTGTCTCCGCGGTGCAGGCGGGCGAGGTTGACTTCCTCCCCGAGACGCCAATGGACTTGCTGGACCAGCTTTCGAAGGACGAGAACGTTAAGCTAGAGGCCCTTTACGGCGGAGAGATCGGATTCTACCGATTCAATTTTCTGCAGCCGCCTTTTGACAATGTAAAGTGTCGCCAGGCGGTGCTGCACCTCGTCGACCAGTCCGAATTCCTTAACGTGAATTTCCCCAATCCTGGCTATTACAAGACCTGCGCGTCTTACTTCGCCTGTGGCACCGCGATGGAAAACGATGCCAATACCGCCTGGTTTAGGGACGCGCCCAACGTGGACAAGGCGAAGCAACTCCTGAAGGAAGGGGGGTACGACGGACGTCCCGTTGTAATCCTACAACCGACCGATTGGCTGAACGGAAAAGTTGCTGCCGAGATCCTCGCCGCGCAGTTGCGTCGCGCCGGCGTCAACGTGCAGCTCCACGCAATGGCTTGGGCCGGGCTCGTGGCGCGCCGCGCCGTGAGGGGGCCTCAGGACCAGGGCGGCTGGAACATCTTTCCTTCCTCGATAGCGGTCGCGGACGCTGCCTTCCCACTCGGTGTTATCCAGCAGGCGAACGGCGAGAAGGGTATGTGGGGTTGGCCGAGCGACGCGAAGCACGAGGAGCTGCGTAAGAAGTGGGGGCAGTCCGACGCAATGGACGAGCGAAAAAAGATCGCTCGTGAGATGCAGGACAACGCCTGGAATTACGTGCTCTATGCCTGGTACGGCCAGTGGGTCCAGCCGTCCCTGATGCGCGCCAACATCAAAGGTATGCTCAAGAGCCCCTCGGGCTATTTCATACCTTGGTGGAACGTGGACAAGGTTTAG
- a CDS encoding serine hydrolase domain-containing protein: MTLPEQMFEFDSKQYPDPHASDPRECGWMLGSPPPDDKRISFASGNFRGFPRRRWSFSHMRELAPTVNVWRGPGAPSLFERYDREAEIDEMKSTDAEGRTRRFDEALTDTYADGIVVLHRGRIVYERYFGALEPHLPHHCMSITKSYAGTLAASLLHEGELEGGRTISHYVPELRGSGWADATLRQVMDMQVAVDYREDRIEGWSYASGSWPRPADYAGPVTLCDYMRTVKKEGEHGEVFDYKTVNTDVLAWVLARVTGRSFTQLLQERLWAPLGCEQDGYITVDPAGTPSAGGGLFATLRDVARFGELMRREGDWNGKQLIPAAVAYDLKRGGDPAKFARAEYTLLPGYSYLSMWWISHNELGAFEARGSYGQRLYIAPKAEMVAMRFSSHPIDRGAGDGSFMPHLLALARRLRE; the protein is encoded by the coding sequence GTGACTCTTCCCGAACAAATGTTCGAATTCGACAGCAAGCAGTATCCAGATCCACACGCGTCCGATCCACGCGAGTGCGGCTGGATGCTCGGTTCGCCACCACCGGACGACAAGCGCATTTCGTTCGCAAGCGGCAACTTTAGGGGGTTTCCAAGGAGGCGTTGGTCGTTTTCGCACATGCGCGAACTTGCACCCACGGTAAACGTGTGGCGCGGGCCTGGCGCGCCTTCGCTGTTCGAGCGCTACGATCGTGAAGCCGAGATCGACGAGATGAAGTCCACCGACGCTGAGGGCCGCACTCGCCGATTTGACGAAGCCCTCACCGATACCTATGCCGACGGGATCGTGGTGCTGCACCGTGGACGCATCGTGTACGAGCGGTACTTCGGTGCGCTCGAGCCGCACCTGCCACATCACTGCATGTCGATTACAAAGTCATATGCAGGAACGCTCGCCGCCTCGCTCCTGCATGAAGGCGAGCTTGAGGGTGGCAGGACGATCTCCCACTATGTACCGGAGTTGCGGGGATCCGGCTGGGCGGACGCGACGCTACGTCAGGTGATGGACATGCAGGTCGCAGTCGACTACCGCGAGGACAGAATCGAGGGCTGGTCATACGCGAGCGGTAGCTGGCCGCGCCCGGCCGACTACGCTGGGCCGGTCACCTTATGCGATTACATGCGCACGGTGAAGAAGGAGGGCGAGCATGGCGAGGTCTTCGACTACAAGACTGTCAACACCGACGTGCTGGCGTGGGTGCTGGCGCGCGTGACCGGCCGTTCGTTCACGCAATTGCTTCAGGAACGCTTATGGGCGCCGCTTGGCTGCGAGCAGGACGGCTACATCACGGTGGATCCAGCTGGAACGCCGAGCGCCGGCGGCGGTCTGTTCGCAACGCTGCGCGACGTGGCGCGCTTCGGCGAACTCATGCGGCGAGAAGGCGACTGGAATGGCAAGCAGCTCATTCCCGCCGCGGTCGCATACGACTTAAAACGAGGCGGCGATCCGGCTAAGTTCGCGAGGGCGGAGTATACCCTACTGCCCGGTTATTCCTATCTCAGCATGTGGTGGATTTCGCACAACGAGCTAGGCGCGTTCGAGGCTCGGGGTTCCTACGGCCAGCGCCTGTACATTGCACCGAAAGCAGAAATGGTGGCGATGCGATTCTCGTCGCATCCTATCGACAGAGGGGCTGGCGACGGATCCTTCATGCCACATCTGCTCGCGTTGGCCCGCAGGTTGCGCGAATAG